In Lonchura striata isolate bLonStr1 chromosome 30, bLonStr1.mat, whole genome shotgun sequence, a single genomic region encodes these proteins:
- the NUCKS1 gene encoding nuclear ubiquitous casein and cyclin-dependent kinase substrate 1 isoform X2, which produces MSRPVRNRKVVDYSQFQESDDADDDYGRDSGPPSKKIRSSPREAKNKRRSGKNSQEDSEDSEDKDVKTKKDDSHSADEDFGSEDDDVGADDGKADSDYESSQKSKKGKKAKPDKNKRAASKSRKRPAEDSEDEKEDHKNVRQQRQAASKAASKQREMLMDDVGSEEEEQEDDEAQFQENSGSDEDFLMEDDDDSDYGSSKKKNKKVSKKSKPERKEKKMPKPRLKATVTPSPVKGKGKAGRPTASKATKEKTPSPKEEDEEPESPPEKKKSASPPPEKSGDEGSEDEAPSGED; this is translated from the exons ATGTCGCGGCCCGTCAG GAACAGGAAGGTGGTCGATTACTCCCAGTTTCAGGAATCAGATGATGCTG ATGATGATTATGGAAGAGATTCAGGTCCCCCATCCAAGAAAATCCGTTCATCTCCCCGAGAGGCTAAAAACAAGAGGAGATCTGGGAAGAATTCTCAGGAGGACAg TGAGGATTCAGAAGACAAAGATGTGAAGACTAAGAAAGATGATTCACACTCAGCAG ATGAAGATTTTGGCAGTGAAGACGATGACGTAGGAGCTGACGATGGCAAAGCCGACAGCGACTACGAGAGCtctcaaaaaagcaaaaaaggaaagaaggctAAACCAGACAAGAATAAGAGAGCAGCCTCCAAATCCAGGAAAAGGCCTGcag AGGACAGCGAGGATGAGAAGGAAGATCACAAAAATGTTCGTCAGCAGCGGCAGGCGGCGTCCAAAGCAGCCTCCAAACAGAGGGAGATGCTCATGGATGATGTGGGgagtgaggaggaagagcaagAGGATGATGAGGCACAGTTCCAGGAGA ATTCAGGAAGTGATGAAGACTTCCTCATGGAAGATGATGATGACAGTGACTATGGCagttcaaaaaagaaaaataagaaggtCTCCAAGAAATCCAagccagagaggaaagaaaagaaaatgcccAAGCCCAGGCTAAAGGCTACAG tgacCCCCAGCCCAGTGAAAGGCAAAGGGAAGGCAGGTCGCCCCACAGCTTCCAAGGCAACAAAAGAAAAGACCCCATCCCCCAAAGAAGAGGATGAAGAGCCTGAAAGTcccccagaaaagaaaaaatcagccAGCCCTCCACCAGAAAAGTCAGGGGATGAGGGATCTGAAGATGAAGCACCCTCTGGTGAAGATTAA
- the RAB29 gene encoding ras-related protein Rab-7L1: MGQRDRMFKVLVVGDATVGKTSLVQRYANDSFNRHYKSTVGVDFALKVVQWSESETVRLQLWDIAGQERFTSMTRLYYRDASACVIMFDVTNASTFSNSHKWKQDLDSKLLLPDGSPVPCLLLANKCDLSPWAVSRDEVDRFSKENGFSGWVETSVKENKNISESMRVLIEKMMSSSTGDGSSSSAGTGDYINIKETSPPGWACC, translated from the exons atgGGGCAGCGCGATCGGATGTTCAAGGTGCTGGTGGTGGGCGACGCCACGGTGGGCAAGACCTCGCTGGTGCAGCGCTACGCCAACGACAGCTTCAACCGGCACTACAAATCCACCGTGGGAG TGGATTTTGCACTGAAGGTGGTTCAGTGGTCGGAGTCGGAGACGGTtcggctgcagctctgggacatTGCAG ggcaggaacgtttcaCATCCATGACCCGGCTGTACTACAGGGACGCCTCAGCCTGTGTCATCATGTTTGATGTCACCAACGCCAGCACCTTCAGCAACAGCCACAAGTGGAAGCAGGACCTGGACAGcaaactgctgctgccagacgggagccccgtgccctgcctgctgctggccaaCAAG TGTGACCTCTCCCCGTGGGCAGTGAGCCGGGACGAGGTCGATCGGTTCAGCAAAGAAAACGGATTTTCGGGATGGGTGGAGACGTCTGTGAAGGAGAACAAGAACATCAGCGAGTCCATGAG ggtTCTGATTGAGAAGATGATGTCCTCATCCACGGGAGATGGAAgctcctcctctgctggcactggggattACATCAACATCAAGGAGACCTCCCCTCCAGGCTGGGCCTGCTGCTGA
- the NUCKS1 gene encoding nuclear ubiquitous casein and cyclin-dependent kinase substrate 1 isoform X1, which produces MSRPVRNRKVVDYSQFQESDDADDDYGRDSGPPSKKIRSSPREAKNKRRSGKNSQEDSEDSEDKDVKTKKDDSHSADEDFGSEDDDVGADDGKADSDYESSQKSKKGKKAKPDKNKRAASKSRKRPAEDSEDEKEDHKNVRQQRQAASKAASKQREMLMDDVGSEEEEQEDDEAQFQETDSGSDEDFLMEDDDDSDYGSSKKKNKKVSKKSKPERKEKKMPKPRLKATVTPSPVKGKGKAGRPTASKATKEKTPSPKEEDEEPESPPEKKKSASPPPEKSGDEGSEDEAPSGED; this is translated from the exons ATGTCGCGGCCCGTCAG GAACAGGAAGGTGGTCGATTACTCCCAGTTTCAGGAATCAGATGATGCTG ATGATGATTATGGAAGAGATTCAGGTCCCCCATCCAAGAAAATCCGTTCATCTCCCCGAGAGGCTAAAAACAAGAGGAGATCTGGGAAGAATTCTCAGGAGGACAg TGAGGATTCAGAAGACAAAGATGTGAAGACTAAGAAAGATGATTCACACTCAGCAG ATGAAGATTTTGGCAGTGAAGACGATGACGTAGGAGCTGACGATGGCAAAGCCGACAGCGACTACGAGAGCtctcaaaaaagcaaaaaaggaaagaaggctAAACCAGACAAGAATAAGAGAGCAGCCTCCAAATCCAGGAAAAGGCCTGcag AGGACAGCGAGGATGAGAAGGAAGATCACAAAAATGTTCGTCAGCAGCGGCAGGCGGCGTCCAAAGCAGCCTCCAAACAGAGGGAGATGCTCATGGATGATGTGGGgagtgaggaggaagagcaagAGGATGATGAGGCACAGTTCCAGGAGA CAGATTCAGGAAGTGATGAAGACTTCCTCATGGAAGATGATGATGACAGTGACTATGGCagttcaaaaaagaaaaataagaaggtCTCCAAGAAATCCAagccagagaggaaagaaaagaaaatgcccAAGCCCAGGCTAAAGGCTACAG tgacCCCCAGCCCAGTGAAAGGCAAAGGGAAGGCAGGTCGCCCCACAGCTTCCAAGGCAACAAAAGAAAAGACCCCATCCCCCAAAGAAGAGGATGAAGAGCCTGAAAGTcccccagaaaagaaaaaatcagccAGCCCTCCACCAGAAAAGTCAGGGGATGAGGGATCTGAAGATGAAGCACCCTCTGGTGAAGATTAA